One stretch of Pandoraea oxalativorans DNA includes these proteins:
- a CDS encoding 2-dehydropantoate 2-reductase, giving the protein MKICIYGAGAIGGYLGVQLARAGADVSLVARGPHLAAMREHGLKLLIDGEERVAHLRCTDDARELGHQDYVIIALKAHSVPSVLDAMQPLIGPNTAVVTAVNGIPYWYFYKHGGALEGTTLESIDPGGRQWRELGPERAIGCVVYPATEVVAPGVIQHVYGNKFPLGEASGERSERVEKLSQIMIAGGLDAPIRENIRDEIWLKLWGNLCFNPISALTHGTLDIIASDPGTRAIARAMMLEAKAIGDKFGVHFRVDVERRINGAGAVGAHKTSMLQDLERDRAMEIDPLVSVVQEMGRLANVPTPTLDVVLALIKQREFMTKPDAVAAAQERLAKAA; this is encoded by the coding sequence ATGAAGATTTGCATCTATGGCGCCGGTGCCATCGGTGGCTATCTCGGCGTGCAACTCGCGCGCGCCGGAGCCGATGTCAGTCTGGTGGCACGTGGACCGCACCTCGCGGCCATGCGCGAGCACGGACTCAAGCTGCTCATCGATGGCGAAGAGCGCGTCGCCCACTTGCGTTGCACCGACGATGCGCGCGAACTCGGGCATCAGGACTACGTGATCATCGCCCTGAAAGCGCACTCGGTACCGTCGGTACTCGACGCGATGCAGCCGCTGATCGGCCCGAACACGGCCGTCGTCACGGCCGTGAATGGCATTCCCTACTGGTACTTCTATAAGCACGGCGGCGCGCTCGAAGGCACGACGCTGGAGAGCATCGATCCCGGTGGCCGTCAGTGGCGCGAACTCGGCCCGGAGCGCGCAATCGGCTGCGTGGTGTATCCGGCCACGGAAGTGGTCGCGCCGGGTGTGATTCAACACGTCTACGGCAACAAGTTCCCGCTGGGCGAAGCCAGCGGCGAGCGCAGCGAGCGTGTGGAGAAGCTCTCGCAGATCATGATCGCCGGTGGGCTCGACGCCCCGATCCGCGAGAACATTCGCGACGAAATCTGGCTCAAGCTCTGGGGCAACCTCTGCTTCAACCCGATTTCGGCGCTCACCCACGGCACGCTCGACATCATCGCCAGCGATCCGGGGACACGTGCCATTGCGCGCGCCATGATGCTCGAAGCGAAAGCCATCGGCGACAAGTTCGGCGTGCACTTCCGCGTGGACGTCGAACGTCGCATCAACGGTGCCGGTGCGGTGGGCGCGCACAAGACCTCGATGCTTCAGGATCTGGAGCGCGACCGCGCGATGGAGATCGACCCGCTCGTCTCCGTCGTTCAGGAAATGGGACGCCTGGCCAACGTGCCGACGCCCACGCTCGACGTCGTACTCGCACTAATCAAACAACGTGAGTTCATGACGAAGCCGGATGCCGTGGCGGCCGCGCAGGAACGTCTGGCCAAAGCGGCATGA
- the frc gene encoding formyl-CoA transferase, which translates to MSKPLEGIKIIDFTHVQAGPACTQLLAWFGADVIKVERPGSGDVTRSQLRDIPDADALYFTMLNSNKRSLTLDTKTQEGKEVLEKLVRESDVLVENFGPGALDRMGFSWERLNELNPKLIMASVKGFSDGHHYDDLKVYENVAQCAGGAASTTGFWDGPPTVSAAALGDSNTGMHLAIGILTAIIGRGQTGRGQKVAVSMQDSVINLCRVKLRDQQRLDRVGYLEEYPQYPHGEFTDVVPRGGNAGGGGQPGWVLKCKGWETDPNAYIYFTIQGHAWEPICRALGKPEWISDPNYATAQARQPHIFDIFATIEAWLADKTKYEAVDILRKFDIPCAPVLSMKEIANDPSLRASGTIVEVPHKERGSYLTVGSPIKFSGLKPEITGSPLLGEHTDEILAELGYSKDQIANLHTSRSV; encoded by the coding sequence ATGAGCAAACCCCTCGAAGGAATCAAGATCATCGACTTCACGCACGTGCAGGCCGGCCCGGCTTGTACTCAGCTGCTGGCCTGGTTCGGCGCTGACGTGATCAAGGTGGAACGCCCGGGTTCGGGCGACGTGACGCGCAGCCAACTGCGCGACATCCCCGACGCCGATGCCTTGTACTTCACGATGCTCAACAGCAACAAGCGCTCGTTGACGCTGGACACGAAGACGCAGGAAGGCAAGGAAGTGCTCGAAAAGCTGGTGCGCGAATCCGACGTGCTGGTGGAGAACTTCGGTCCGGGCGCCCTCGACCGCATGGGCTTCTCGTGGGAACGTCTGAACGAACTCAACCCGAAGCTGATCATGGCCTCGGTGAAGGGCTTCTCGGACGGTCACCACTACGACGACCTGAAGGTGTATGAGAACGTGGCGCAGTGCGCAGGCGGTGCAGCGTCGACGACCGGTTTCTGGGACGGCCCCCCCACGGTGTCGGCCGCAGCACTGGGCGACAGCAACACCGGCATGCACCTCGCGATCGGTATTCTGACGGCCATCATCGGCCGTGGTCAGACGGGCCGTGGCCAGAAGGTCGCTGTCTCGATGCAGGATTCGGTCATCAACCTGTGCCGCGTGAAGCTGCGCGACCAGCAGCGTCTGGACCGTGTCGGCTACCTCGAAGAGTATCCGCAGTACCCGCATGGCGAGTTCACCGACGTCGTGCCGCGTGGCGGTAACGCCGGCGGTGGCGGTCAGCCGGGCTGGGTGCTCAAGTGCAAGGGCTGGGAAACGGACCCGAACGCTTACATCTACTTCACGATTCAGGGCCACGCCTGGGAGCCGATCTGCCGCGCGCTGGGCAAGCCGGAGTGGATCAGCGATCCGAACTACGCCACCGCACAGGCCCGTCAACCGCACATCTTCGACATCTTCGCGACCATCGAAGCCTGGCTGGCCGACAAGACGAAGTACGAAGCGGTCGACATCCTGCGCAAGTTCGACATCCCGTGCGCACCGGTGCTCTCGATGAAGGAAATCGCCAACGATCCGTCGCTGCGCGCATCGGGCACGATCGTGGAAGTGCCGCACAAGGAACGTGGTTCGTACCTGACGGTTGGCAGCCCGATCAAGTTCTCGGGTCTGAAGCCGGAAATCACGGGTTCGCCGCTGCTGGGTGAGCACACCGACGAGATCCTGGCCGAGCTGGGCTACAGCAAGGATCAGATCGCTAACCTGCACACGTCGCGCTCGGTCTAA
- a CDS encoding NAD(P) transhydrogenase subunit alpha — protein sequence MELINHTVINLIIFVLAVYVGYHVVWNVTPALHTPLMAVTNAISAIVIVGAMLAAGLTEGNLGKTMGVVAVALAAVNVFGGFLVTQRMLEMFKKKDKAPAKAANDESAAKGAH from the coding sequence ATGGAATTGATTAATCACACGGTGATCAACCTGATCATCTTCGTGCTGGCGGTGTACGTCGGCTATCACGTGGTGTGGAACGTCACACCGGCACTGCATACGCCGCTCATGGCGGTGACCAACGCGATCTCGGCCATCGTGATCGTGGGCGCAATGCTCGCCGCCGGTCTCACCGAGGGCAACCTCGGCAAGACGATGGGGGTCGTGGCGGTGGCGCTCGCAGCGGTGAACGTGTTCGGGGGCTTCCTCGTCACGCAGCGCATGCTGGAGATGTTCAAGAAAAAGGATAAGGCCCCTGCAAAGGCGGCCAACGACGAATCGGCAGCAAAGGGAGCGCACTGA
- a CDS encoding LysR family transcriptional regulator yields MKHATLRQLKVFEAVARHLSFSRAAEELHLTQPAVSTQVKQLETHAGLPLFEQLGKKIFLTPAGAEMLHYSRAIIALFRETEEAMDHLKGITGGKLNVAVISAGDYFFPRLLAAFTARYPGVTLNLTVHNREELLHQLTENLTDLAVMVRPPHEIDTINEAFAPHPYIIVAPPGHALADEKQIPFSRLTQEPFISRERGSDTWNSLQDAFGHRTQQLKIAMEISSTETIKQAVIAGMGISFLSAHTVGMELQTGQLTVLDVQGFPAWQSWYVVHRRSKRLPPVALAFRQFLLSEGAALIDGMMAYKSTVPPPSGSGTK; encoded by the coding sequence ATGAAACACGCCACACTACGTCAGTTGAAAGTCTTCGAAGCCGTCGCGCGCCATCTGAGCTTTTCGCGCGCCGCCGAAGAACTTCACCTCACCCAACCGGCCGTCTCGACACAGGTCAAGCAACTTGAGACGCACGCCGGACTGCCGCTCTTCGAGCAACTGGGCAAGAAGATTTTCCTGACACCGGCGGGTGCCGAGATGCTGCATTACAGCCGCGCGATCATCGCCCTCTTTCGCGAAACCGAAGAGGCGATGGATCACCTCAAAGGCATTACCGGCGGCAAGCTCAATGTGGCCGTCATCAGCGCGGGCGACTACTTCTTCCCACGCCTGCTGGCAGCCTTCACTGCGCGCTATCCCGGCGTTACGCTCAACCTCACGGTGCATAACCGGGAGGAACTGCTGCACCAGCTCACCGAGAACCTGACCGATCTTGCGGTGATGGTGCGCCCGCCTCACGAGATCGACACGATCAACGAAGCCTTCGCGCCACACCCTTACATCATCGTGGCCCCGCCTGGCCATGCGCTGGCCGATGAGAAGCAGATTCCGTTCTCACGACTGACGCAAGAACCGTTCATCAGTCGCGAACGTGGCTCCGACACCTGGAACTCCTTGCAGGACGCTTTCGGTCATCGCACCCAGCAACTGAAAATTGCGATGGAAATTTCCAGCACGGAAACCATCAAGCAAGCAGTGATTGCGGGCATGGGGATCAGCTTCCTGTCCGCACACACCGTCGGCATGGAGTTGCAGACGGGGCAATTGACGGTGCTCGACGTGCAGGGCTTTCCGGCGTGGCAAAGCTGGTACGTGGTGCATCGCCGCAGCAAGCGGCTGCCGCCGGTCGCGCTCGCCTTCCGTCAGTTCCTGCTCTCCGAAGGTGCGGCGCTGATCGACGGGATGATGGCCTACAAAAGCACTGTGCCGCCGCCCTCAGGCAGCGGCACGAAATAG
- a CDS encoding Re/Si-specific NAD(P)(+) transhydrogenase subunit alpha — protein MHIGIPKETADGESRVAATPETVKKLVSAGHRVTVEQSAGEAASVPDAAYVAAGASTGSAAEAFGAEMVLKVRAPSVAEIAQMRRGAVVVGMLNPFDAENNARMAAAGIIGFALEAAPRTTRAQSMDVLSSQANIAGYKAVMLAANLYQRFMPMLMTAAGTVKAARLVVLGAGVAGLQAIATAKRLGAVIEASDVRPAVREQIESLGAKFIDVPFETDEEREIAKGVGGYARPMPAAWLARQAQLVHTRLTQADIVISTALIPGRAAPTLISEDTVKAMKPGSVIIDLAAGRGANGGGNCPLSVADEVVKVHGVTIAGYTNLAGMVAADASALYARNVLDFLKLVIDKEGKFVIDTNDDIVSACLMCRDGQVLRAA, from the coding sequence ATGCATATTGGCATTCCAAAGGAGACGGCCGACGGCGAATCCCGCGTCGCGGCCACACCGGAAACGGTGAAAAAGCTGGTGAGCGCAGGACATCGCGTCACCGTGGAGCAGAGCGCTGGCGAGGCGGCGAGCGTACCGGATGCGGCGTATGTCGCAGCGGGCGCGTCGACCGGCAGCGCTGCCGAGGCGTTCGGTGCCGAGATGGTGCTGAAGGTCCGTGCACCGTCGGTCGCCGAGATCGCGCAGATGCGTCGCGGTGCGGTGGTCGTCGGCATGCTCAATCCGTTCGATGCCGAGAACAATGCGCGTATGGCCGCCGCTGGCATCATCGGCTTCGCGCTCGAAGCTGCGCCGCGCACCACGCGCGCGCAAAGCATGGACGTGCTGTCCTCGCAGGCCAACATCGCCGGTTACAAGGCGGTGATGCTTGCTGCGAACCTCTATCAACGCTTCATGCCGATGCTGATGACGGCCGCCGGTACGGTGAAGGCCGCGCGTCTGGTCGTGCTCGGTGCCGGTGTCGCGGGCCTGCAGGCCATTGCGACGGCCAAACGTCTGGGTGCAGTGATCGAAGCGTCGGACGTGCGTCCGGCGGTACGTGAGCAGATCGAATCGCTCGGCGCGAAGTTCATCGACGTGCCGTTCGAGACGGACGAAGAGCGCGAGATCGCCAAGGGCGTGGGTGGCTATGCGCGTCCGATGCCCGCTGCCTGGCTCGCTCGTCAGGCACAACTGGTACACACGCGTCTGACGCAGGCCGACATCGTCATCTCCACCGCCCTGATTCCGGGCCGCGCTGCGCCGACGCTCATCAGCGAAGACACCGTCAAGGCGATGAAGCCCGGTTCGGTGATCATCGATCTGGCGGCCGGACGCGGCGCCAACGGCGGCGGCAACTGCCCGCTGTCGGTGGCCGACGAAGTCGTCAAAGTCCACGGCGTCACCATCGCGGGGTACACCAACCTCGCCGGTATGGTGGCCGCAGATGCCTCTGCGCTTTACGCACGTAACGTGCTGGACTTCCTCAAGCTCGTCATCGACAAGGAAGGCAAGTTCGTCATCGATACCAACGACGACATCGTCAGCGCGTGCCTGATGTGCCGCGACGGTCAAGTGCTGCGTGCGGCTTAA
- the oxc gene encoding oxalyl-CoA decarboxylase: MSIAMTVPVGKAENETLEENSRHANIVSEAATTDGFHLVIDALKANDIDTIFGLVGIPITDLARLAQAEGLRFIGFRHEQHAGHAAAIAGYMTQKPGICLTVSAPGFLNGLTALANATTNCFPMILISGSSEREIVDLQQGDYEEMDQLNAAKPYCKAAYRVLHAEDIGVGLARAIRAAVSGRPGGVYLDLPAKLLSQTIDAQKAKDSLIRVIDAAPRQIPAQDAVQRALDVIKGAKRPLILLGKGASYAQADEDIRALVEKTGIPYLPMSMAKGLLPDTHEQSAAAARSFVLQEADVVVLIGARLNWLLAHGKGKTWGAAPKKFVQIDISPTEIDSNVAIAAPVIGDIGSCVKALLAGVDANFGKPSAEWTGAIAERKNKNLTKMAATLAQNPSPMNFHSALGAIRDVLKKHPDINLVNEGANTLDYARSIIDQYQPRKRFDSGTWGVMGIGMGFAIGAAVTSGLPVVAIEGDSAFGFSGMELETICRYDLPITTIIFNNNGVYRGTDVNPTGGKDVAPTVFVKGARYDKMIEAFGGIGYNVTTPAELTKALEEAIASRKPVLINAVIDESAGTESGRLTNLNPQSAAMKK; the protein is encoded by the coding sequence ATGTCCATTGCGATGACCGTGCCAGTCGGCAAGGCGGAAAACGAGACGCTCGAAGAGAACAGCCGACACGCGAACATCGTGTCCGAGGCAGCAACGACCGATGGCTTCCATCTGGTCATCGATGCCCTGAAAGCGAACGACATCGACACCATCTTCGGTCTGGTGGGGATTCCCATCACCGATCTGGCCCGCCTGGCGCAAGCCGAAGGCCTGCGCTTCATCGGCTTCCGCCACGAACAGCACGCCGGCCACGCCGCCGCGATCGCTGGCTACATGACGCAAAAGCCGGGCATCTGCCTGACGGTGTCCGCACCTGGCTTCCTGAACGGCCTGACGGCACTCGCCAACGCCACCACGAACTGCTTCCCGATGATTCTCATCAGCGGTTCGAGCGAGCGTGAAATCGTCGACCTGCAACAAGGCGACTACGAAGAAATGGATCAGCTCAATGCGGCCAAGCCGTATTGCAAAGCGGCTTACCGCGTGCTGCACGCCGAAGACATCGGCGTGGGCCTCGCCCGCGCGATTCGCGCGGCCGTGTCGGGTCGCCCCGGCGGCGTCTATCTGGATCTGCCGGCCAAGCTGCTCTCGCAGACCATCGACGCACAAAAGGCCAAGGATTCGCTGATCCGCGTGATCGACGCCGCACCGCGTCAGATCCCGGCGCAGGACGCTGTCCAGCGCGCACTCGATGTGATCAAGGGCGCCAAGCGTCCGCTGATTCTGCTGGGCAAGGGCGCTTCGTACGCTCAGGCCGACGAAGACATCCGCGCGCTGGTCGAGAAGACCGGCATTCCGTACCTGCCGATGTCGATGGCCAAGGGCCTGCTGCCCGACACGCACGAGCAATCGGCGGCCGCTGCACGTTCGTTCGTGCTGCAGGAAGCCGACGTTGTCGTGCTGATCGGTGCGCGCCTGAACTGGCTGCTCGCGCACGGCAAGGGCAAGACCTGGGGCGCTGCGCCGAAGAAGTTCGTGCAGATCGACATCTCGCCGACGGAAATCGACAGCAATGTCGCGATTGCCGCCCCGGTGATCGGTGACATCGGTTCGTGCGTGAAGGCCCTGCTCGCCGGTGTGGATGCCAACTTCGGCAAGCCGTCCGCCGAGTGGACCGGCGCGATCGCCGAGCGCAAGAACAAGAACCTGACGAAGATGGCGGCCACGCTTGCGCAAAACCCGTCGCCGATGAACTTCCACAGTGCACTCGGCGCGATCCGCGACGTGCTCAAGAAGCATCCGGACATCAACCTCGTCAACGAAGGCGCGAACACGCTGGACTACGCGCGCAGCATCATCGACCAGTACCAGCCGCGCAAGCGCTTCGACTCGGGCACGTGGGGCGTGATGGGTATCGGCATGGGTTTCGCCATCGGCGCGGCGGTCACGAGCGGCCTGCCGGTCGTGGCGATCGAAGGCGACAGCGCCTTCGGCTTCAGCGGCATGGAACTCGAAACCATCTGCCGTTACGACCTGCCGATCACCACCATCATCTTCAACAACAACGGTGTGTATCGCGGCACCGACGTCAACCCGACTGGCGGCAAGGACGTGGCCCCGACGGTGTTCGTCAAGGGCGCGCGCTACGACAAGATGATCGAGGCGTTCGGTGGCATTGGTTACAACGTGACCACGCCGGCCGAGCTGACGAAGGCCCTCGAAGAAGCTATCGCTTCGCGCAAGCCGGTCCTGATCAACGCCGTGATCGACGAATCCGCAGGCACCGAAAGCGGTCGTCTGACGAACCTGAATCCGCAAAGCGCGGCGATGAAAAAGTAA
- the oxlT gene encoding oxalate/formate MFS antiporter, whose translation MEEVQVETTNQHGKQSVFASPWVQLVFGVICMAMIANLQYGWTLFVNPIDEKYHWGRTAIQVAFTIFVVTETWLVPIEGYLVDKFGPRPVVVGGGLLCGIAWVLNAYASSLPMLYFAAAVGGVGAGAVYGTCVGNALKWFPDRRGLAAGITAAGFGAGSALTVVPIANMIKTSGYENTFLTFGLGQGIIVLVLGLALASPPASIEALKKLAPGAMRYNAKPTEVMRSPVFWLMYLMFVLMAAGGLMATAQLGPIAKDYGLDQAPVSLLGLTLPALTFALAIDRVLNGVTRPVFGWISDKIGRENTMFIAFAMEAVGIYALAKYGQHPVAFVLLTGLVFFAWGEIYSLFPATCADTYGSKYAATNAGMLYTAKGTAALLVPFSSVITSMTGSWQAVFMVACAMNAFAAFLALFVLKPMRARLAQRYASDYKAESSEPVVKAADLSRSTT comes from the coding sequence ATGGAGGAGGTACAAGTGGAGACGACAAATCAACACGGCAAGCAATCCGTGTTCGCGAGCCCGTGGGTTCAGCTCGTGTTCGGCGTGATTTGCATGGCGATGATCGCCAACTTGCAATACGGGTGGACGCTGTTCGTCAACCCGATCGATGAAAAGTATCACTGGGGCCGTACGGCCATTCAGGTGGCATTCACGATTTTCGTCGTGACGGAAACCTGGCTGGTGCCGATCGAAGGATATCTGGTCGACAAGTTCGGTCCGCGCCCGGTGGTGGTCGGTGGTGGGCTGTTGTGCGGTATCGCATGGGTGCTCAATGCCTATGCGTCTTCGCTGCCGATGCTGTATTTCGCAGCGGCGGTGGGCGGTGTCGGCGCGGGAGCGGTGTATGGCACCTGCGTGGGTAACGCACTGAAGTGGTTCCCGGACCGCCGTGGTCTTGCCGCAGGTATTACCGCCGCCGGTTTCGGCGCCGGTTCGGCACTGACCGTGGTACCGATCGCCAACATGATCAAGACCAGCGGCTATGAGAACACTTTCCTGACCTTCGGGCTGGGGCAGGGGATCATCGTGCTGGTGCTGGGTCTGGCGCTCGCCAGTCCGCCCGCGTCGATCGAAGCGCTCAAGAAGCTGGCACCGGGCGCAATGCGCTACAACGCCAAGCCGACGGAAGTCATGCGCTCCCCGGTGTTCTGGCTGATGTACCTGATGTTCGTGCTAATGGCCGCTGGCGGTCTGATGGCAACGGCACAGCTCGGCCCGATCGCCAAGGACTACGGTCTGGATCAGGCACCTGTCTCGCTCCTCGGTCTCACGCTGCCCGCACTCACCTTCGCACTGGCCATCGACCGTGTGCTCAACGGGGTGACGCGCCCGGTGTTCGGCTGGATATCGGACAAGATCGGTCGCGAGAACACGATGTTCATTGCCTTCGCGATGGAAGCCGTGGGGATCTACGCACTGGCAAAGTACGGCCAGCATCCGGTGGCCTTCGTGCTGCTGACCGGCCTGGTGTTCTTCGCCTGGGGTGAGATCTACAGCTTGTTCCCGGCAACCTGCGCCGATACGTATGGCTCGAAGTATGCCGCGACCAATGCGGGGATGTTGTACACCGCGAAGGGGACCGCCGCCTTGCTGGTGCCGTTCTCCAGCGTCATCACCTCGATGACCGGTAGCTGGCAGGCTGTATTCATGGTCGCTTGCGCCATGAACGCCTTCGCCGCCTTCCTCGCCTTGTTTGTCTTGAAGCCGATGCGTGCCCGTCTGGCACAGCGTTACGCCAGCGACTACAAGGCGGAGTCGAGCGAGCCGGTCGTGAAAGCCGCGGACCTGAGCCGCAGCACCACGTAA
- a CDS encoding fumarylacetoacetate hydrolase family protein codes for MKLWTRFKTSHGRIGFGLLQGDQILEHRGDLYDQPVATGATIARDAVDLLCPCEPSKIVALWNNYHALGAKLGKAAPSHPLFLIKPATTLNGPDAVIRRPASYAGKIVFEGELGIVIGKVASNVSEEAARDYILGYTLVNDVTAAEIIEQDGNFAQWTRAKGFDTFGCLGPFIAEDFDWREAELITTLDGTQRQRYPLADMIFNPWQLVARLSQDMTLLPGDVIAVGTSIGVGSMKEGALVEVSIDGLGTLANRMGG; via the coding sequence ATGAAGCTCTGGACCCGTTTCAAGACCTCACATGGCCGCATCGGCTTCGGCCTGCTGCAGGGCGATCAGATTCTGGAACATCGCGGCGATCTCTACGATCAGCCGGTCGCCACGGGCGCGACGATTGCGCGCGACGCGGTAGATCTGCTGTGCCCGTGCGAGCCCTCGAAGATCGTGGCGCTCTGGAACAACTATCACGCACTCGGCGCGAAGCTCGGCAAGGCCGCGCCTTCGCATCCGCTCTTCCTGATCAAGCCTGCGACCACGCTCAACGGTCCCGACGCGGTGATTCGTCGTCCGGCGTCGTATGCCGGGAAGATCGTCTTCGAGGGCGAGCTGGGCATCGTCATCGGCAAGGTGGCGAGCAACGTCAGCGAAGAAGCCGCACGCGACTACATCCTCGGCTACACGCTGGTCAACGACGTGACGGCCGCTGAAATTATCGAGCAGGACGGCAACTTCGCACAATGGACGCGCGCCAAGGGCTTCGACACCTTCGGCTGCCTCGGTCCGTTCATTGCCGAGGACTTCGACTGGCGCGAGGCCGAACTGATTACGACGCTCGACGGCACGCAGCGTCAGCGTTACCCGCTCGCCGACATGATCTTCAATCCGTGGCAGCTCGTTGCCCGTTTGTCGCAGGACATGACGTTGCTGCCCGGCGATGTGATCGCGGTGGGCACGTCGATCGGCGTCGGCTCGATGAAAGAGGGCGCGCTGGTCGAAGTGAGCATCGATGGACTGGGCACGCTGGCCAACCGCATGGGCGGCTGA
- a CDS encoding PAS domain-containing protein, translated as MSASVDVGQLVEVVGDAIVVADPQNIITLWNSGAQKMFGFSAEEAVGQPLDIIIPDRLRARHNEGYAKTMETGQTKYGSDLLKVPAAHKDGRAMSIAFTVALLHGEGGEVTGIVAVIRDETARFQEDRQLRKRVTELEAKLAATAS; from the coding sequence ATGAGCGCATCCGTCGACGTCGGGCAGTTGGTAGAAGTGGTGGGCGACGCCATCGTCGTAGCCGACCCGCAAAACATCATCACGCTCTGGAATTCCGGTGCGCAGAAGATGTTCGGTTTCTCGGCCGAAGAGGCGGTCGGTCAGCCGCTGGACATCATCATTCCGGATCGGCTAAGGGCACGTCACAACGAAGGCTATGCCAAGACGATGGAGACCGGCCAGACCAAATACGGCAGCGACCTGCTCAAGGTGCCCGCCGCACACAAGGACGGTCGCGCCATGTCGATCGCCTTTACCGTCGCGCTGCTGCATGGCGAGGGCGGCGAAGTGACCGGCATCGTTGCCGTGATTCGCGACGAGACCGCACGCTTTCAGGAAGACCGCCAGTTGCGCAAGCGCGTGACCGAACTCGAAGCCAAACTCGCCGCCACGGCAAGTTGA
- the frc gene encoding formyl-CoA transferase — protein MGKALEGVGILDFTHVQSGPTCTQLLAWFGADVIKIERAGHGDVTRDQLRDIPDADSLYFTMLNSNKRSITLDTKHPEGKAVLERMIRDCDVLVENFAPGALDRMGFTWEHIHSLNPRMIVASVKGFGPGPYQDCKVYENVAQCVGGAASTTGFDDGPPMVTGAQIGDSGTGLHLALGIVTALYQRTMTGQGQRVLAAMQDGVLNLCRVKLRDQQRLERARVMEEYPQFPNGQFGDAVPRAGNASGGGQPGWILKCQGWETDPNAYIYFITQAPVWGSICKVIGKPEWVEHPEYATPRARLPRLREIFDTVEQWTMTKTKFEVMRILNEYDIPCGPILSMKEIAEDMSLRETGTIVEVDHPKRGKYLTVGNPIKLSDSPTHVERSPLLGEHTDDVLGEFGYSPQQIAALREVGAV, from the coding sequence ATGGGAAAGGCACTCGAAGGTGTGGGCATTCTCGACTTCACGCATGTGCAGTCCGGGCCAACGTGTACGCAATTGCTGGCCTGGTTCGGCGCAGACGTCATCAAGATCGAACGCGCGGGGCACGGTGACGTGACGCGCGATCAACTGCGCGACATTCCTGACGCGGACAGCCTCTACTTCACGATGCTCAACAGCAACAAGCGTTCGATCACGCTCGATACGAAGCACCCGGAAGGCAAGGCGGTGCTCGAGCGCATGATTCGCGACTGCGACGTGCTCGTGGAGAACTTCGCACCCGGCGCGCTCGATCGCATGGGTTTCACCTGGGAGCATATTCATTCGCTGAACCCGCGCATGATCGTGGCCTCGGTGAAGGGCTTCGGCCCCGGTCCCTATCAGGACTGCAAGGTCTACGAGAACGTGGCGCAGTGCGTGGGCGGCGCGGCCTCCACCACCGGTTTCGACGACGGCCCGCCGATGGTGACGGGCGCGCAGATCGGCGACTCGGGCACGGGCCTGCATCTGGCGCTGGGCATTGTGACGGCGCTGTATCAGCGCACCATGACCGGCCAGGGCCAGCGCGTGCTGGCCGCCATGCAAGACGGCGTGCTGAACCTCTGCCGCGTGAAGCTGCGCGACCAGCAGCGCCTTGAGCGTGCGCGCGTGATGGAAGAGTATCCGCAGTTCCCGAACGGCCAGTTCGGCGATGCGGTGCCGCGTGCCGGTAATGCGTCGGGCGGCGGTCAGCCGGGCTGGATTCTCAAATGCCAGGGCTGGGAGACGGATCCGAACGCGTACATCTACTTCATCACGCAGGCCCCTGTGTGGGGTTCGATCTGCAAGGTGATCGGCAAGCCTGAGTGGGTCGAGCATCCCGAGTACGCGACGCCGCGAGCGCGTCTGCCGCGTCTGCGCGAGATCTTCGACACCGTCGAGCAATGGACCATGACGAAGACCAAGTTCGAGGTCATGCGCATTCTCAACGAGTACGACATTCCGTGCGGACCGATCCTGTCGATGAAAGAAATTGCCGAAGACATGTCGCTGCGCGAAACCGGCACCATCGTCGAAGTCGACCACCCGAAGCGCGGCAAGTACCTCACCGTCGGCAACCCGATCAAGCTCTCCGACAGCCCCACGCACGTGGAGCGTTCACCGCTGCTGGGTGAACACACGGACGACGTGCTCGGCGAATTCGGCTACAGCCCGCAACAGATCGCCGCGCTGCGCGAGGTCGGCGCAGTCTGA